The sequence TGTTCGTCTGGGAGGTGGAGAACGGCAACGAGGAGCCCGTGGAGGTCTCCATCATGTTCAGCATGCAGAACGGCACTGGCGCGAAGGAGGCGGGCAAGAGCGGGGGGCACTGGAACGAGCCCTTCGCCCTGCAGGAGGGCGGCGAGCGGGTGGCCGGCGTCCTGCTGCACCACGGCACCCCCACGAACCCCTTCACGCTTGCTGTGGCTGCCCGGGAGAAGgtgagggctggcagcagggctggggctgtgccacgGGCAGGGCTGCTCGTGGCggccctgggctggggacagccctggaGCTGGGTGTGCTCTGTGGGGTTCGCAgtaagagaagctgtgggtgaaGCTCACAGGTCTCCAGGAGAGCAGGCTTGGAGGTGGCGTAGATGGGGAGCAAGTTCAGGGCTGTAGGATTGCAGGTGGGTTGTTGCTGCCGAAAGTAcagctcgggggggggggggatccgATCGCATCGCCTGCTCCTTTGGGGTGGGAGCCGTTTCCTGATGCTCTGCTCATCCCCAGGCTGGCACGGTCGTCACCCACCTCACCGCGTTCGATCCCGCGGGGTCGGGCAGGGACGTGTGGCAAGACCTCCTGCAGGACGGCAAGCTGGAGTCCCCCACCGGTGAGTGCTGCGTCgtgggggtctgggggggggggggctacAGGGTGCCAGCCGTGCGGAGCTCAGCAAGGGTGGGTTTCCCTTCTCCTGGGGCCCTGTCATGGCCATGGGATGCATGGTGTCTGCAGGAAGCTCCCCCAGGAGCGGAGGGAGAATCAGTCCCCGTGGAAGGGTCCTTCCTGTCCCTTTGTAGGGTGCAGGGAGGAGCACAGAGGTGCCTTTGAGGCTGCCAGCTGCTCCACGGGGCTACTGAGCTgtggctccagccctgctctccgTGATGCTGGGGCTTGTTCCCGACTCCAGAATTAAGGAACTTCAGTAGGGTTTAGTCCATATCCAAATTCCCTGCTGTCTGTCGTGCTGACCTTGTGGCTCCCCACGAGCTGCTTGCACCATTTCAGGGCTGTTCTCGGACTGCATTAATTGCACGTCCCAATGTCCCGTCCACCTGAGGTTTGTGTGCCCGGCCACCTTCCTCGAGTTCACGCCGCCAGACCCGCCAGCTGAGCCGGTTCCCATTTGTTTAGGGAGTGCTTAGCAGCTCCCGAGTCTCGGAGCCGGCGCAGTGTGCTGCCCTCTTGTTGCTACGAGGGTTTCCTGAAGGTCTCTGGTATTTCCTTGTTGCTTCTGCGTCATCCTCAGCTGCCTGCTCGCTCCCGCAGCAGGCTGATTTGGAGCGGGGCAGCACCTCGCAGCCCGTGCTGGTAACCTGCTGCCGCCATGAAGGCCGGCCTGCAAGCGAGATAACGCTGACGGATCTGCAGTGCTGGCACCATGCCTCTGCAGGATTTCGTGAAGCTTGAGTTATGTCAtcatttgcataaatatttctggaaagctGTCTGCTACCTGCCGTCTGCAAGGGCACGCGGAGCTACCGGGATGCGGTCTTCCTTCGTGCACGCTCGGTGTTATCGTCGGCAGgatctgtgcttctgtgaaaatTGTTGCCTTAATGAGTTTACCTGCTACACATGTCAGGACCGGCATATAATTACCTGCTCGCCTGAGGGTGCTTCTTAAATAAGGGCACAGTTCAAGCAGCCTTCGGAGAGCTGGAGGCGATGGCTCTCACCGCAAAGTGCCGGTGCCTGGGCTGGCAGCCACGCGGTCCCGGTGACAGGGTGTGCCAGCCATTCCACGCGTGCCTGCTGGTTTTCCtgcctcattttttcctctgcttccatgacttttttttaaccccctCCGCCCACAGCAGGTATTTTTGCCCTGGTTGCAAAAAGCAGTTACTCACGTGCGCTTAATGCCATCTCCAGAACGCAGTGGATGTACCCTGCggggtgcagggtgctggggcatGCCCCCAGAGCCTTGTTCCCCTGGGGCTCTGTAGGCTTCCCTAGACACTcgtggacatttttttttaacctaattttCCTGGCAGGTAGAAGCAGGGTGACAGCAAAGGGGGAGGTGACAGCAGCCGCCGTGTGTGCCACCTGCACGGTGCCCGCACGGGGCCACCAGACGCTGGAGCTGGCCCTGGCGTGGGACATGCCCCGCGTCCACTTTGGCTCGAAGGAGAAGCTGCACCTCAGGTGGGTGGCTTGGGGACAGCTGCTGGGGTGGCCGGGCTCCCTGGGGTGTCCCCTGGGCTGAGCCCTGACCCCAAAGTGCTCTCGGCAGGCGGTACACTCGCTTCTTCGGCAGCGACGGAGACGCGGCTCCTGCCCTGTTGCGCTACGCCCTGGCGCACTACGAGGAGTGGGAGAGGAAGATCGACGCGTGGCAGAAGCCAGTCCTGGAGAACAGGTGGGACGGATGGGGACGGTGACCCCGGAGGGGACAGCGGGGGGCCACggaggctgattttttttctttttttttctttttcccccctctctctgCCCCCACAGCCAGCTGCCCTCCTGGTACAAGTCGGCGCTGTTCAACGAGCTGTACTTCATTACGGACGGGGGCACTGTCTGGCTGGAGCTGCCCCATGACTGCctcccccaggagctgcaggggccGGGGGTGGCCAGCCTgtcccacctcctccctgtcCTGCGGGAGTACGGAAGGTTTGCTTATTTAGAAGGTAACTCCTAGGGACACGATGGATGGTCCCAACTGCACCCTCCCCATTGCTTTCCCTGGGCGGTTTTAGCAGCCCCCATGGGACGAAGCCCTGCgtggcacggggaggggggacCTGCCTTTCCTGATGTCTCCGTGGCACGTCTCCCCTCCCTCACTGCCTCTCCGGTGCTTGCAGGGCAGGAGTACCGCATGTACAACACATACGACGTCCACTTCTACGCCTCCTTTGCCCTCGCCATGCTGTGGCCCAAGCTGCAGATCAGCCTGCAGTACGACATCGGTGAGTCGCCCAGGAGCAGGCGGAGGGTTTGGGATGgcttctgctggtgctgcagagccagcatccccctgcagcccctgtaCTGGAGCCCTTGGATTTGCAAACCCGCCGTGCCATGCCCTGTTGGTGCCCCCTGGCATCTCTGTCTAGCACTGGGATGTGTTcttgctgtgctggggcagTCCCTGATCCCAACAGGTCTCCTCATGCCCCTCCAGGAGAAGCGTGGGGCTGTTTCAGACCCTGATGCTCTAGATGGTCTTGGAGGCTGCTCTCTaccagcagggagctgagccctGTGCTGGGGACTGAGCCCCCTGAGCCTTCCTCTCCACCCTGGCTGATGCCACTGCTTTGCTTACAGCCACATGGGGTCCTCAGGCTTGGTTTCGTAGCGTGGGGTGGGGACCACGGGGCTCGCTGCAGTGTCTGCTACCTTGCTAACACCCCGTGCCCTTTCCAGCCGTCACGGTGATAAACGAGGATGTGGAGGCCCGGCAGTACCTGATGAGCGGCCAGACAGCCCAGGTGAAGCTGAAAAACGTGGTGCCCCACGACATCGGGGACCCAGGTGAGGGGTGCAGCACGTCCCTTTCTCTGTAAGAGTTAGAAGTGATAAGAGGCTTGGGTGGCCCTGGAGGTGCAGGATGGGGATGGCAGGTGTGTGCTCTGCATGGAGCCCGTGCAAGGGAGACGTAGGGATGGTGagcggcagcaggagggctgcagcgGGTGCGATACCTTGCTTCAGTGCTGCTTGGCGGTGGCACTTCTGGGACCTCGCTCCTGGCTCTGAGCGGGGCCAGCAGCTGCTCGCTGCCCTGCTGCATCCGCTCCGTCCCTGCGCAGACGACGAGCCCTGGCAGCGCGTCAACGCCTACCTGATGCACGACACGGCCAACTGGAAGGACCTGAACCTGAAGTTCGTGCTGCAGGTGTATCGCGACTACTACCTGACACACGACGCGCCGTACCTGCGGGACATGTGGCCGGTCTGCCAGGTACGGGGGACGCCCTGCCCCTCGAGTGGTAGGGCTGACACGGCACCTCCTGGCTTTCCACGGGAGATGGGAGACATCCCGAGAGGGGCTGTGTGACCTTCCCCTGCCTCCCGCAGGCCGTGATGGAGTCGGAGCTGAGGTTTGACACGGATAACGATGGGCTGATCGAGAACGGGGGCTTTGCTGACCAGACGTACGACGCGTGGGTGGTGAACGGAGCCAGGTGAGGAGGAGGGTGGGTGATGGAGAGCAGCCTCTGGGGAGCGCAGGAGCTGGGGACATGCTCCCCATCCGTCCTGGGAGCTCGGTGCATCATTGCTAATGCTGCTGTCCTTCTCGCTCTGGCAGCGCCTACTGCGGTGGGCTGTGGCTGGCAGCCGTCCGGATGATGTGCAAGatggcagaggtgctgggggacAAGGAGACCCAGCAGAAGTACAGCGGCATCCTGCAGAAGGGCAAGGAGGCCTTTGAGAGGATGCTGTGGAACGGTGCGCGCTCGCCGGTGGGAAACCACGCCGGGAGGGGTGCTGGGGTCCAGCTACCCATTTACCCAGTTTTCTGCGTTCTTCAGGGAAATACTACAACTATGACAGCAGCGGGAGCGACACCTCCAGCAGCATCATGTCGGACCAGTGTGCGGGGCAGTGGTTCCTGGGGGCTTGTGGCCTGGACCAGGGAGAGCTGGAGGTGAGAGGGGGGACGGGGGAGGCTTTGCTTGCAGCAGGGTGAGCGCCTGctgtgggtttgggggggctCCAGCACCTCCTGTGCACGGGGCAGCACTGGGGTGGAGGCTGTTTGAGGCAAATCAGTGCGATAATGAGTGCTTAGGAACAGGCTGTGTGACAGgagcctgcagcctcctccaagCCTGGCACACTGCTAGCCAGGTCCCGCTGGGCTCTGTTCTCAGCAAAAtggtatttgtttaaaaaaaaacggAGAAAACACGCGTTTCCACATGCTGTGCGCTGCCTGGTATGAAGTCCTAAATGAGTGTCGGAGGAGACGAAGGCTGATTTGGGGCCCGAAAGGCCGCAGCTGTTTGGTTGCAAGAGAAGAATTGGCTGAAGACTGCTCACATGCAGCAAGGGGGCAGTGAGAGCAGCGGTGGTAACGTAGCGCCTGGGACGCAGCGGGGCAGCAGAGAGCCCTGCTACGGGTTATTTCCGAGCAGCAGAGAAGTGACAGACCCCGCTGCTGGAGGGCAGAGCTCTGCGGTGGTGATGGAAGcaaagagcagccctgcgggTGCCTGAGGGCCGTGGGTCGCCTCTGCTGGTGCTGAGAGGTTGCCCCAAGTGCCCTCCCCTGCGAGCAGCCTGCGCTAAGTGCAGCGGGATTTGGGAAACTGCCCTCCTGCAGTTACTCCAGCCCTGTGCCGCAGTGCTCCAGCAGCGTTTTTGGATGCAGAAAACGTGGCACGGTCCAAAATCTCACCTCTTGTTTTTGTTGACGTCGGATTTTGTTGCTTAAGGTGTCATTCTATGCTGTCTGGTGAGCTTTGAGCTTGCTGAAGGCTGCACTGGTGAACTTCTCTGTTTACTACGGTCatccaggttttttttttgtttgtttgtttgttgttttgtttttgttttttgcacGTGTTTTGatcccttgccctgctggcagcactccCGCTTGTAACACGTTCCTGCAGTGTGTACAGGTCAGTAATGGAATGCAAAGTAAGAAAAATCAGTGACCTCAGCCCTGAAGAAACTCTGCCCCGACCATCCCGCAGGAGAAGAGGCTTCCCAAACAATGCTTGTGCTTATCTCCAGATCCAGAGCCATGCCAGAAACATGACTGTATCGGATGCTTGGCTTTAGCATAGACAAAAGGGACCCGCAGCCTTTCCCTGGATGAGTCCACAAAAGCCACTGGGTTAGCCTGCTCCCGGGCAGTGACCACCCCTGCGTCGAGGCTCTTTGGTTTTCATCCCCAGCAAACCGTGGAAAAGCATTATTTACTTTCAGCTGCGTGCAGGGGCTCTTTGCCCTCATGCAACTGTCTCTGCTGTTTGGGCAGCTGGCCTCTTCATGCTCGGGTTGTTCtcttttgatttggttttgcaAGAGCTTACTCAGCTCTCTGAACTGTCGTGAGCTTTTGGCTGCAGTTTGTTGAATAACTTGTTTTTCCCCCGTCAGGTGGGGGTGCGGGGCAGGTTCTGCACTTCCTCCCCTGTTCTCCAGAAGCGGCTGTTTGTTTAGTGAGCACCGCTGACCTTTCCCAGGCCTTTAACTTTTACTAGGGGTAAAAGTTTCAAGCCTCTCGTGCCAGACCCAGCGAGCCACGGTATGTGTCACAGTCCAACCTCAGCACCGTGCTGTACCAGCTCGTCTCAACCTTTGGCTGGGGCCGTGGTCCTGCATCGCCGCCTGATAGCACAGCTGAAGGAATTGAAGTCCTcttgaaatcagtgaaaaacGAGCCCAGATTTCTCTTATTCCACTGAGCTGAATATGAATTTCTATGTCCATAACTGGGAATTCAGACAGGGCAAGTCTGAGTGGGGCCAGCCTGTCACCAGCTTTGGCCA comes from Cygnus atratus isolate AKBS03 ecotype Queensland, Australia chromosome Z, CAtr_DNAZoo_HiC_assembly, whole genome shotgun sequence and encodes:
- the GBA2 gene encoding non-lysosomal glucosylceramidase; amino-acid sequence: MADAGPLMRGYQGAARGRGVAAAGWRLCLAHRFPQPRRPYGAGDVPLRDVLRHVGMALRYFRWWYKKTCIEKKSAFIDLLCAVPLQQIYGCPLGGIGGGTITRGWRGDFCRWQLNPGKYHYGTVIADQFTVCLRRKGQTVYQQVLSVEKPSTLQGWNWGYCGHYAFYHALYPRAWTVYELPGQNMVLTCRQVSPVIPHDYKDSSLPVAVFVWEVENGNEEPVEVSIMFSMQNGTGAKEAGKSGGHWNEPFALQEGGERVAGVLLHHGTPTNPFTLAVAAREKAGTVVTHLTAFDPAGSGRDVWQDLLQDGKLESPTGRSRVTAKGEVTAAAVCATCTVPARGHQTLELALAWDMPRVHFGSKEKLHLRRYTRFFGSDGDAAPALLRYALAHYEEWERKIDAWQKPVLENSQLPSWYKSALFNELYFITDGGTVWLELPHDCLPQELQGPGVASLSHLLPVLREYGRFAYLEGQEYRMYNTYDVHFYASFALAMLWPKLQISLQYDIAVTVINEDVEARQYLMSGQTAQVKLKNVVPHDIGDPDDEPWQRVNAYLMHDTANWKDLNLKFVLQVYRDYYLTHDAPYLRDMWPVCQAVMESELRFDTDNDGLIENGGFADQTYDAWVVNGASAYCGGLWLAAVRMMCKMAEVLGDKETQQKYSGILQKGKEAFERMLWNGKYYNYDSSGSDTSSSIMSDQCAGQWFLGACGLDQGELEVFPKSHVISALQTIFEKNVMGFAGGTMGAVNGMRPDGVPDTSSVQSSEVWIGVVYALAATMIQEGMVQEGFHTAEGCYRTVWEQLGMAFQTPEAYCEKKVYRSLAYMRPLSIWSMQLALESRVGRAPRAPPASSSPVPGGTEQSIGDSLGPVASAGRQGPCPVPPSL